One genomic window of Acidovorax radicis includes the following:
- a CDS encoding nitrite/sulfite reductase, which translates to MYQYTHFDKQFVKLRAEQFRDQIERWQRGELTDEQLLPLRLQNGWYIQRYAPMARIAVPYGEISSTQLRTLAHIAREYDKPAPELLAHAQATQDALQNAQPGTTLPAAPLRYGYGHFTTRTNVQFNWIPITRAADVMDLLASVSMHGIQTSGNDIRNITCDALEGIAEDSIVDTRPFAEITRQWSSLHPEFTYLPRKFKIAFNGAAEDRAAIGWYDVGLQARRADDGSVGFTVKVGGGMGRTPIIGSVVREFLPWDQLLNYIEAIVRTYNSYGRRDNKWKARIKILVKSEGQNFIDAVEKEYKDIVELDGAPHTITQDELDRVTRNFVVPELKAANLPSKVNTEGQLYQRWLQQNVRGHRLPGLKTVTLSFKRPGFATGDADADTLDALAQLAEQFSAAEARLTHEQNLMLPWVHESDLPALYDAARALGLAQPNIGLLTDMIVCPGGDFCSLANARSLHIGAAVTDRYQDLDELFDLGPIDLHMSGCINSCGHHHSGHIGILGVDKDGKEWYQITLGGSDGTTLSGPAIGGKVVGPSFTAAEVPDVIEALLATFRTLRKPGELFIDALRRIGHEPFKQAANSARRPKADQEALTEQD; encoded by the coding sequence ATGTACCAATACACCCACTTCGACAAGCAATTCGTCAAACTGCGCGCTGAGCAGTTCCGCGACCAGATCGAACGCTGGCAGCGCGGCGAGCTGACTGACGAACAGCTTTTGCCGCTGCGCCTGCAAAACGGCTGGTACATCCAGCGCTACGCGCCCATGGCGCGCATTGCCGTGCCCTATGGCGAAATCAGCAGCACGCAGTTGCGCACGCTGGCCCACATCGCACGCGAATACGACAAGCCCGCACCTGAATTGCTGGCCCATGCCCAGGCCACACAAGACGCATTGCAAAACGCGCAGCCCGGCACCACGCTGCCTGCCGCGCCGCTGCGCTATGGCTACGGCCACTTCACCACGCGCACCAATGTGCAGTTCAACTGGATTCCCATCACCCGCGCCGCCGACGTGATGGACCTGCTGGCCAGCGTGAGCATGCATGGCATTCAGACCAGCGGCAACGACATCCGCAACATCACCTGCGACGCGCTCGAAGGCATCGCCGAAGACAGCATCGTCGATACCCGCCCGTTTGCCGAAATCACGCGCCAGTGGAGCTCGCTGCACCCCGAGTTCACCTACCTGCCGCGCAAGTTCAAGATCGCCTTCAATGGCGCCGCAGAAGACCGCGCCGCCATCGGCTGGTATGACGTCGGCCTGCAGGCCCGCCGCGCCGACGACGGCAGCGTGGGGTTCACGGTGAAGGTGGGCGGCGGCATGGGCCGCACGCCCATCATTGGCAGCGTGGTGCGCGAATTTTTGCCCTGGGACCAGTTGCTCAATTACATCGAGGCCATTGTTCGCACCTACAACAGCTACGGCCGGCGCGACAACAAATGGAAGGCGCGCATCAAGATTCTGGTCAAGAGCGAAGGCCAGAACTTCATCGACGCGGTGGAGAAGGAATACAAGGACATCGTCGAGCTCGACGGCGCGCCCCACACCATCACGCAGGACGAGCTGGACCGGGTCACCCGCAATTTCGTGGTGCCCGAACTGAAAGCCGCCAACCTGCCGTCCAAGGTCAACACCGAGGGCCAGCTCTATCAGCGCTGGCTGCAGCAAAACGTGCGCGGCCACCGCTTGCCTGGCCTCAAGACGGTCACCCTGTCGTTCAAGCGCCCCGGTTTTGCCACCGGCGATGCCGACGCCGACACCCTGGACGCGCTGGCCCAGCTGGCCGAGCAGTTCAGCGCTGCCGAGGCGCGCCTGACCCACGAACAAAACCTCATGCTGCCCTGGGTGCATGAGAGCGACCTGCCCGCACTGTACGACGCGGCGCGCGCCCTGGGCCTGGCGCAGCCCAACATCGGCTTGCTGACCGACATGATCGTCTGCCCGGGCGGCGACTTTTGCTCGCTGGCCAACGCACGCTCGCTGCACATCGGTGCTGCCGTGACAGATCGCTATCAGGACCTGGACGAGCTGTTCGACCTGGGCCCCATCGACCTGCACATGAGCGGCTGCATCAACTCGTGCGGCCACCACCACAGCGGCCACATCGGCATTCTAGGTGTCGACAAGGACGGCAAGGAGTGGTATCAGATCACGCTGGGCGGTTCGGACGGCACCACGCTGTCTGGCCCCGCGATTGGCGGCAAGGTGGTCGGCCCGTCGTTCACGGCGGCCGAAGTGCCCGATGTGATCGAGGCCCTGCTCGCCACCTTCCGCACACTGCGCAAGCCGGGCGAGCTGTTCATCGACGCCCTGCGCCGCATTGGCCACGAGCCCTTCAAGCAGGCGGCCAACAGCGCACGCCGCCCCAAGGCCGACCAGGAAGCCCTGACTGAACAAGACTGA
- the mnmC gene encoding FAD-dependent 5-carboxymethylaminomethyl-2-thiouridine(34) oxidoreductase MnmC produces the protein MPERIDWLPDGTPFSPRFGDRYHSENGGLEQALQVFLHGCGLPAAWAGAAQWRILETGFGFGLNFLVTWAAWRADPQRPRILHFVSTEAWPVSAADLLRATCAHPELASLAQELHDQFWGLLPGVHRLAFEGGRVLLTLGIGDAQTLLRQQDWTVDSVYLDGFSPQRNPDIWDLYTLKAVARCCHRGTRLATWTIARAVRDALTQCGFEVHKVPGVPPKRDNLNALFNPRWEPRTARPAAPGTGPAAPARCIVIGGGLAGAATAVSLARRGWQVQVLDAAAAPAAGASGLPVGLFAPHLSPDDNVFSRVSRSGVRAMLQQSQALLQQGVDWNPCGVLERRPDQNLGLPKDWEPGPGADWSQAANAQTLQAAGLASDTPACWHVRAGWVRPARLVQALLAQPGIEWRPHTPVARLQKAPGATDTDTAPLWRAVDTQGQTLAEAECVVLAAGPACNALLARSAAPGLPLQPVRGQLSWGVQGATMSGLPPFPVNGNGGLVAHVPHEDGLAWHMGSTFERDVDTLPLGPAEVAAAHATNWQRLQELVPGASPALQAAFAAPSPTDAGAVRAWASVRCTSTDRLPIVGPIDADALPGLWVNTAMGARGLTRAVLCGELLAARLQGEPLPIDARLARAMGTERI, from the coding sequence ATGCCTGAGCGTATTGACTGGCTACCGGACGGCACTCCGTTCAGCCCCCGCTTCGGCGACCGCTATCACAGTGAGAACGGGGGCCTGGAGCAGGCCCTCCAGGTGTTTCTGCACGGTTGCGGCCTGCCTGCGGCGTGGGCAGGGGCGGCACAGTGGCGCATTCTCGAAACCGGGTTCGGCTTCGGGCTGAACTTTCTGGTCACCTGGGCCGCTTGGCGCGCCGATCCACAGCGCCCTCGCATCCTGCATTTCGTGTCCACGGAAGCCTGGCCCGTCAGCGCGGCCGATCTGTTGCGTGCCACCTGCGCGCACCCCGAGCTGGCCTCGCTGGCGCAAGAACTGCACGACCAGTTCTGGGGTTTGCTGCCGGGCGTGCATCGCCTGGCCTTCGAGGGCGGGCGCGTCCTGCTCACCCTGGGTATCGGCGACGCTCAAACCCTGTTGCGCCAACAGGACTGGACCGTGGACTCGGTCTATCTGGACGGCTTCAGCCCGCAGCGCAACCCTGACATCTGGGACTTGTACACACTGAAAGCCGTGGCCCGCTGCTGCCACCGGGGCACGCGCCTGGCCACCTGGACCATTGCGCGCGCCGTGCGCGATGCGCTCACACAATGCGGCTTCGAGGTCCACAAGGTGCCAGGGGTGCCCCCCAAGCGCGACAACCTCAATGCCCTCTTCAACCCCCGCTGGGAGCCGCGCACCGCGCGGCCAGCGGCACCAGGCACCGGGCCCGCAGCGCCCGCCCGCTGCATCGTCATTGGAGGCGGGCTGGCGGGCGCTGCCACCGCCGTCAGCCTGGCACGGCGCGGCTGGCAGGTGCAGGTGCTGGATGCCGCGGCAGCCCCGGCGGCAGGCGCATCCGGCCTGCCCGTCGGCCTGTTTGCGCCCCACCTCTCGCCCGACGACAACGTTTTCTCGCGCGTGTCGCGCAGCGGCGTGCGCGCCATGCTGCAGCAATCGCAGGCGCTGCTGCAGCAGGGCGTGGACTGGAATCCCTGCGGCGTGCTGGAGCGTCGGCCCGACCAGAACCTGGGCTTGCCCAAGGACTGGGAGCCCGGCCCAGGTGCCGACTGGAGCCAGGCGGCCAACGCCCAGACACTGCAGGCCGCCGGGCTGGCGTCAGACACCCCTGCTTGCTGGCATGTGCGTGCAGGCTGGGTACGGCCCGCCCGGTTGGTGCAGGCCCTGCTGGCCCAACCCGGCATTGAATGGCGGCCCCACACCCCCGTGGCCCGCCTGCAGAAAGCCCCCGGCGCCACCGACACCGACACCGCCCCGCTGTGGCGTGCCGTGGATACGCAAGGGCAAACACTGGCTGAGGCCGAATGCGTGGTGCTGGCAGCGGGGCCGGCCTGCAACGCCCTGCTGGCGCGATCAGCAGCGCCCGGACTTCCGCTGCAACCCGTTCGCGGCCAGCTGTCGTGGGGCGTGCAAGGCGCCACGATGTCGGGGTTGCCGCCCTTTCCTGTCAATGGCAATGGTGGCCTGGTGGCCCATGTGCCCCATGAAGACGGCCTGGCCTGGCACATGGGTTCCACCTTCGAGCGCGACGTGGACACCCTGCCGCTGGGGCCCGCCGAGGTCGCTGCAGCACACGCCACCAATTGGCAGCGCCTGCAGGAACTCGTGCCCGGCGCCAGTCCCGCGCTGCAGGCGGCATTCGCTGCCCCCTCACCCACCGACGCGGGGGCCGTGCGCGCCTGGGCCAGCGTGCGCTGCACCTCCACCGACCGCCTGCCCATCGTCGGCCCCATCGATGCCGACGCCCTGCCCGGCCTGTGGGTCAACACCGCCATGGGCGCGCGCGGGTTGACGCGGGCAGTGCTGTGCGGCGAACTGCTGGCCGCGCGCCTGCAGGGCGAACCGCTGCCAATCGATGCCAGACTGGCACGCGCCATGGGGACCGAGCGGATCTAG
- the cysD gene encoding sulfate adenylyltransferase subunit CysD yields the protein MNARTTPDVIQSALSQAAAHHLSNAHLDALEEETIFILREVAAAFDRPALLFSGGKDSLVMLKCAEKAFGTKASGGGIPYPLLMIDTGHNFPEVTDFRDFRAKELGAELIVRSVEDSMARGTVRLAHPGESRNVHQSVTLLEAIEEFRFDALIGGARRDEEKARAKERIFSHRDSFGQWQPKAQRPELWTLFNTRLQPGEHFRVFPISNWTELDVWQYIDREQIALPSIYYTHKRKVVDRRGMLMPVTELTPPRDGETVETRDVRFRTVGDITCTAPVESTAATAADIVIETLAADVSERGATRMDDKTSDASMEKRKKDGYF from the coding sequence ATGAATGCACGAACCACCCCTGACGTGATCCAGTCGGCCCTGAGCCAGGCCGCTGCACACCACCTGAGCAACGCCCACCTTGACGCGCTGGAAGAAGAAACCATCTTCATCCTGCGCGAGGTGGCCGCCGCCTTCGATCGCCCCGCCTTGTTGTTCTCGGGCGGCAAGGATTCGCTGGTCATGCTCAAGTGCGCCGAAAAAGCCTTTGGCACCAAGGCCAGCGGTGGCGGCATTCCCTACCCGCTCTTGATGATCGACACGGGCCACAACTTCCCCGAGGTCACGGACTTCCGCGACTTCCGTGCGAAGGAGCTGGGCGCCGAACTCATCGTGCGCAGCGTCGAAGATTCGATGGCGCGTGGCACCGTGCGCCTGGCCCATCCCGGCGAATCGCGCAACGTGCACCAGTCCGTCACGCTGCTCGAAGCGATTGAAGAGTTTCGGTTTGACGCCCTGATCGGCGGCGCCCGCCGCGACGAGGAAAAGGCCCGCGCCAAAGAGCGCATCTTTTCGCACCGCGACAGCTTCGGCCAGTGGCAGCCCAAGGCCCAGCGCCCCGAGCTGTGGACCCTGTTCAACACCCGCCTGCAGCCCGGCGAACACTTTCGCGTGTTCCCCATCAGCAACTGGACGGAGCTGGATGTGTGGCAGTACATCGACCGCGAGCAGATCGCGCTGCCCAGCATCTACTACACCCACAAGCGCAAGGTGGTGGACCGCCGGGGAATGCTGATGCCCGTCACCGAACTGACGCCCCCGCGCGACGGCGAGACCGTGGAGACCCGCGACGTGCGTTTTCGCACCGTTGGCGATATCACCTGCACCGCCCCGGTGGAGAGCACGGCGGCCACCGCAGCCGACATCGTGATCGAAACCCTGGCCGCCGACGTGAGCGAACGCGGCGCGACACGCATGGACGACAAGACCAGCGACGCTTCGATGGAGAAGCGCAAAAAAGACGGCTATTTCTGA
- a CDS encoding phosphoadenosine phosphosulfate reductase family protein, which yields MNSSTDLAQVNATLGHDAPGLVAWALGLGQPAIVTTNFRPFEAVILHLVTRVQPDVPVIWMDNGYNTEATYRFADEVTKQLGLNLHIYLPRRSRAHREAVDGTTPALDDPRHAAFTEEVKLEPFARALRETAPKVWFTALRATDTAVRAQMEPVSINPDGLIKVAPLLHWSSKDLYEYCQKHGLPNNFDYVDPTKGEDQRECGLHLAH from the coding sequence ATGAACAGCAGCACCGACCTCGCGCAGGTCAATGCCACACTCGGCCACGATGCCCCCGGCCTGGTGGCATGGGCGCTCGGCCTGGGCCAACCGGCCATCGTCACCACCAACTTCCGCCCGTTCGAAGCGGTGATCCTGCACCTGGTCACGCGCGTGCAGCCCGATGTGCCGGTCATCTGGATGGACAACGGCTACAACACCGAAGCCACCTACCGTTTTGCCGACGAAGTGACCAAGCAGCTGGGGCTGAACCTGCACATCTACCTGCCGCGCCGCTCGCGCGCGCACCGTGAGGCCGTCGATGGCACCACGCCCGCGCTCGACGACCCGCGCCATGCCGCCTTTACCGAAGAGGTCAAGCTCGAACCCTTTGCCCGTGCCCTGCGCGAGACGGCCCCCAAGGTCTGGTTCACCGCGCTGCGCGCCACCGACACCGCCGTGCGCGCCCAGATGGAGCCCGTCAGCATCAACCCCGACGGCCTGATCAAGGTCGCGCCGCTGCTGCACTGGTCGTCCAAGGATCTGTACGAGTATTGCCAAAAGCACGGCTTGCCCAACAACTTCGACTACGTGGACCCGACCAAGGGCGAAGACCAGCGCGAGTGCGGACTCCACCTGGCCCACTGA
- a CDS encoding oxidative damage protection protein, producing the protein MARTIQCIKLGKEAEGLDFPPYPGELGKRIWESVSKEAWADWLKHQTMLVNENRLNLADARARQYLARQMENHFFGGGADAAAGYVPPSA; encoded by the coding sequence ATGGCGCGCACTATTCAATGCATCAAGCTCGGCAAGGAAGCGGAAGGCCTCGACTTTCCTCCCTACCCCGGCGAGCTGGGCAAACGTATCTGGGAAAGCGTGAGCAAGGAAGCCTGGGCCGACTGGCTCAAGCACCAGACCATGCTGGTCAACGAGAACCGCCTGAACCTGGCCGACGCCCGCGCCCGCCAATACCTGGCCCGGCAAATGGAAAACCACTTTTTTGGCGGCGGCGCAGACGCCGCGGCGGGCTACGTCCCGCCCAGCGCGTAA
- a CDS encoding sulfite exporter TauE/SafE family protein, producing MHELAFVFAGFAIGLIVGLTGVGGGSLMTPVLIFFFGVKPHLAIGTDLLFAAFTKLGGTVGLARRRMVPWSVVGLLCAGSIPAALGSLALLQHLGPTSEPVQRLMTTTLGVALLLTAAATLYKVVAFSAQRQAAEQAARQGSGAAATRPRHWSLPVLLGAVIGTMVTFTSVGAGAIGVTVLLLVFPHLPLPRIIAADIAYAVPLTLVAGLGHASLGSVDWPLLLQLLAGSLPGIWLGSRLVSHTPERLIRSALSLLLAWAGAKLVLI from the coding sequence ATGCATGAATTGGCGTTTGTTTTTGCAGGCTTTGCGATCGGGCTGATCGTGGGACTGACTGGCGTGGGCGGTGGCTCACTGATGACGCCTGTGCTGATCTTCTTCTTTGGCGTCAAGCCCCATCTGGCCATCGGCACCGATCTGCTGTTCGCGGCATTCACCAAGCTGGGGGGCACGGTGGGCCTGGCCCGCAGGCGGATGGTGCCCTGGAGCGTGGTCGGCCTGCTGTGCGCGGGCAGCATTCCAGCAGCCCTGGGATCGTTGGCGCTGCTGCAGCACCTGGGCCCGACCAGCGAGCCGGTGCAACGCCTCATGACCACCACGCTGGGCGTCGCGCTGCTGCTGACTGCGGCAGCCACGCTCTACAAGGTGGTGGCTTTCTCGGCCCAGCGCCAGGCCGCCGAACAAGCCGCCCGCCAGGGCAGCGGCGCCGCCGCCACGCGGCCACGCCACTGGAGCCTGCCGGTGCTGCTGGGCGCCGTCATCGGCACGATGGTCACCTTTACCTCGGTGGGGGCTGGCGCCATTGGCGTCACGGTGCTGCTGCTGGTGTTTCCGCACCTGCCGCTGCCACGTATCATCGCCGCCGACATCGCTTACGCCGTGCCGCTCACGCTGGTGGCCGGCCTGGGCCATGCATCGCTGGGCTCGGTGGACTGGCCACTGCTGCTGCAGTTGCTGGCGGGCTCGCTGCCCGGCATCTGGCTGGGCTCGCGCCTGGTATCCCATACGCCTGAGCGGCTGATCCGCTCTGCCCTTTCGCTGCTGCTCGCCTGGGCGGGCGCCAAACTTGTTTTGATTTAA
- a CDS encoding DUF934 domain-containing protein, whose protein sequence is MKIIAAGALSTGAEAEKTLQITNDADLADLVTSGALEGVQCVELQFPKFTDGRAYSQALLLRRRYRFTGDIRATGDVLIDQLVHMHRSGFSSAVLAEGVDPAAAQRQFERFGDFYQGDVNEPRPLFAREAA, encoded by the coding sequence ATGAAAATAATAGCTGCTGGCGCTTTATCCACGGGCGCTGAAGCCGAAAAAACCTTGCAAATCACCAACGACGCCGATTTGGCCGATCTGGTGACCAGCGGCGCGCTCGAAGGCGTGCAATGTGTGGAACTGCAGTTCCCCAAATTCACGGACGGCCGCGCGTACAGCCAGGCCTTGCTGCTGCGCCGGCGCTACCGCTTCACTGGCGACATCCGCGCCACAGGCGATGTGCTGATTGACCAGCTGGTGCACATGCACCGCAGTGGATTCAGCAGCGCAGTGCTGGCGGAAGGCGTGGACCCCGCCGCCGCCCAGCGCCAGTTCGAACGCTTCGGCGATTTCTACCAGGGCGACGTGAACGAGCCGCGCCCCCTGTTTGCACGGGAGGCGGCATGA